The following coding sequences lie in one Loxodonta africana isolate mLoxAfr1 chromosome X, mLoxAfr1.hap2, whole genome shotgun sequence genomic window:
- the SERTM2 gene encoding serine-rich and transmembrane domain-containing 2, with product MTEAHFKYHGNLTGRAHFPTLATEVDTTSDKYSNLYMYVGLFLSLLAILLILLFTMLLRLKHVISPITSESTESVPQFTDVEMQSRIPTP from the coding sequence aTGACGGAGGCACATTTTAAGTACCATGGAAATCTCACTGGGCGAGCCCATTTTCCCACCCTGGCAACAGAGGTTGACACCACTTCAGATAAGTATTCCAACCTGTACATGTATGTGGGCTTATTCCTCAGCCTCCTGGCCATTCTCCTCATCCTGCTGTTCACAATGCTTCTTCGGCTCAAGCATGTCATCTCACCCATCACCTCTGAGAGCACCGAAAGCGTTCCTCAGTTCACAGATGTAGAGATGCAGAGTCGAATCCCCACCCCTTAA